The Lathyrus oleraceus cultivar Zhongwan6 chromosome 5, CAAS_Psat_ZW6_1.0, whole genome shotgun sequence genome includes the window AGATAAAGAAACACATTCAGCATCACACGAGGAAACAAAGGTACCACCACTTTCTCTCTGCTCATTAGCTGAAACATTGGCATTAAAACCACCAAGGACACACTAAACCTCACCATCAAAGGTGGACTTACACAAACAAATATCATCCCACATACTCCGCTTATTAGCCAACATAGGTTTGGAATACACATTAACCACAAAACATACCAATTTCTTAGCTCCCCACTCTAAACAAACACCAATGTATATAAGATATTAAAAAGAGAAGAGAGCTTTCCCTTCGGAGTTACACTAAATCGATAGAAGACCTCCACTATTACCCTTCGCAAGTTTAAAACTCCACTCACAACATATATTCCCCACAAGAACCAAAGAATCAGAGACCTTAAGTAGTTCGGTTTTTTGGATAGCCACAAACTTCAAGGTGTGGATCTATGTACTTATAGGTTATGAAGCTCTGCATCTAAAGTTTCGACGATGACAATGCATGACAATAAATTTAATCTAATATGATAATAAACAAAAAAAGTATATTATGAATCATCATCAAAAGGATTCAAGATCAAGTGCACATACAAATCAGAAACCATCTAACAAAAGTCTTGAAGTCTTGGAGAAAGGTGTAAAAGCTTTCCAGGTCATGTCTATCTGTCTGCCTGAGTGACCTGAGTATTGTAAAAGTAAGGTAGTAGCTTAAAAATACTAAGACAACTCACACACATGCCTAAAAATATATTCTCACATGTGTTTAAActtaaaaatcattttctaaaccAAGACAAGTGATCAAAAAGTAGTCCAAGccttttaaaacttttttcaACTAACCAATTGATTGGTCAATTATGCTAATCGGCTGGGAAAAGTTTTTTGAGTCATCTAATTGATTAGAGCATCAAGCTAGTCGATTAGAAGAGTGATAGTCGATTAATGTAATGACTTGTACAACACATTAATGACTTgtaactaactaactaactaactaactaactaactaactaactatatatatatacatatatatatatatatatatatatatatatatatatatatatatatatatatatatccaaaAATTCCTTTTTTTGGTGTGGTAATCGATTAAAAGTGAGTTGTCTAATCGATTAGAGCCTTATGCTAATCGATTAGATATTTAATTCGTCCCATGGATCATTTTCATTTCTTATTTTTACAACTATATAGAGGAGGCACACATCAACTTTAAATCACGTCACTTTCCAACGTTTTGATAGTCATGTGATCATGAGTGACGTCGGTCGGGCGAAGAGGAAAGAGGTTTTTAGTGAGGATGAAGTCTTAtgtttttttatttgttttatgaCTTAACATATGTGATTTCATTTTGCAGATAACATGGACCAATTGAATATGATTTACGACCTTGCTAACATTTGAGGTATCAAGACCACCCCTATTGGCTAGGCTGTGATGCCCCTTATTACCATTGCTCCTGCTCTGTCTATTGCTCATATCTTGACCACTGATACCACTGCTGCTGCCACCAAGGTCGACCACTTGTCAGAGTTGCAACCATTTTGATTGTGGAGGATGCGCCCCCATCCCCCATTTCAACAAAAAGGAACAAGATGAAAACCAATATTCCCTAATAGATAATGGTTCTTCCAAACGGGACCGTCTGTGCAGGGATGCTTCTTCAAAATCAATAACTCCTTTTCTGTGTATGCTTGTAATTCTTCCATCTCAGCTTGCTCACACTCCTTAGGAAGTTATTGATATTATATCAACAGAGGATTTGTCCTTCGTCTAAAACCTCCTTGAGGCAAAGAAGATAAAGTTGTTCTCTCAGACGTGGGAGTTTTTCTTCTGGTTCCTAACCGAACTCTCCTCACCGAGCGCATATTCAAACGAAGATGAGATTTTTTGAAGGACATGTATGTAAAGTCTCTCGTTAGCTTTTACAGATTGAACATGTCTTCTCTCTTTTACCTAATCATATCTTTACTGATCGACAAGGCCGGGCGAGAAATTAAATGAGAATGACGACCAGAGACTCCTTCAGTGATACTTTAACTTTACGTGACGGAGCTCGGGATGTCCTTCCCATTCATTACTTAATGGATTACCGAAGATCAAATGATTCCTGCTATCCGGTTTCAGTTGGCGAATGTCTAGTTTCTCTAAGGCCTTGAATTAGAACTTATTGCTCGAAGTCTATCATATACGAGGCTGTTGGTGGTATTCTAGATGTGGTATATGATAAATTATATTGTTGCAGAATTTAGAGTaagaaaatatatattttttgaaTACTCTTATATTATTGAATCCACCATACACTCACTTTTATATAGGCTTAAAGGAAATTAACATAGGAGACAATAAGTTGGTAATCAAGATGAAGACTCTTTGGTTCTCTCAATCTTAATGATACAACTCTACCATAAATCTAAATAAAAACAATTATTATAATGTGATGGTTACAATTCTCTCATAATACATACTAAAGATAGTGATGGTTACAACACATTAATTTTAACACTCCCCCTTAATGTGTTGCTCTTTAACTCCCATTGCTTCTCTAAGTTGCTAAAATTTTCCTCTAGGCAGTGCTTTAGTAAAAATGTCTGCAAGCTGCTCTTGTGAACTGCAGAAAGCTAACTGCACATCTCATTCTTCAATCACACTTCGAATGAAATGATGCTTTATGTTAATGTGTCTGGTCCGACTATGAAATACAGGATTCTTTGCCATGGCAATAGCTGATTTGTTGTCACAATGAAGCTGTAGACTTCCCTCTTGTTTCTCTCCAATATCTTCTAATATTCTTCTCAACCAAAGTGATTATTGTGTAGCCAAACCAACTTCTAAATACTCAGCTTCAGCTGAAGATTGTGCCACGGTATCTTGCTTCTTTGAGCACCAAGAGATCACACCTGAACCAAGGTTGAATACATAACCTGAAGTTCTCTTCATATCATCAACACTTCTGCCTCAATCACTATCATAATAGCCTTTAGCTTCAAGTTTAGAATTCTTCTCGAATCTGATTCCATGCTTCATAGTTCCCATGACATACCTTAGAACTCTTTTTTCTTCCCCAAGATGTAAATGACTTAGTTTACTCATGAATCTTGAGAGTAAACTAGTAGCAAATATTAAGTCGGGCCTTGAAGCTGTAAGATAAAACAAACTTCCAACCAAACTTCTATACATGCTTGCATCTACTAATCTTCCACCATATTCCTTCTTTAATTTTTTATTCACCACTAAAGAAATATCAATAGGTTTGCAGCCATACATGCCAaactttttcaaaatattttcgGCATATCTCTTTTGACAAATAAAAACTCCATATTCATCTTGGTAAACCTCAATACCAAGAAAATGATGCAACAAGCCAATATCACTCATCTTatattttttcatcatttctatttaaaattttcaatcatTTTCTTGTTACCCGTATACACCAAATCATCAACATAAAGGGCAACAAGAAGGATATCATCTTTACCTTGATGCTTCACATACAAGGTAGGCTCACTTTGACTTCTTTGAAATTCTTGCTGAATGAAGTAGTTGTCAATTTCACTATACCATGCTCTAGGggcttgtttcaacccatagagAGCTTTCTTCAAATTGTAAACTTTTTCCTCCTGACCTTTAGTCACAAATCCTTAAGGTTGCTGCACATACACCTCTTCTTTTAATTCTCCATTCAAGAAGTCCGACTTCACATCAAGTTGGTACAAATTCCAACGTTTTTGAGCCGCTAACACAATGACTGTTCTCACGGTGTCCAAACGTGCAACCGGAGCAAAAGTCTCACTATAGTCAATTTCAGGTTGTTGTGCATAGCCTTTGACTACTAACCTAGCCTTGGCTCTTTGGATTGAACCATCTGGATTATGTTTCAATTTGTACACCCACTTTACTCTAATAGCTTCTTTGTCATTTGGCTTTTCAACTAGCTGCCATGTTTTGTTCTTTTCAATTGCATTTATTTCTTCTTGCATCACATTCCTCCAAACATCTTCTTTGATTGCTTCATCAAATTTTTTTGGTTCCACAACACAATAATTGCACCTTGCATAAATATCACTCAAGTCCTTCAATTTTATTGGAG containing:
- the LOC127079561 gene encoding uncharacterized mitochondrial protein AtMg00810-like, with the protein product MSDIGLLHHFLGIEVYQDEYGVFICQKRYAENILKKFGMYGCKPIDISLVVNKKLKKEYGGRLVDASMYRSLVGSLFYLTASRPDLIFATSLLSRFMSKLSHLHLGEEKRVLRYVMGTMKHGIRFEKNSKLEAKGYYDSD